The following coding sequences are from one Dromaius novaehollandiae isolate bDroNov1 chromosome 22, bDroNov1.hap1, whole genome shotgun sequence window:
- the LOC135330628 gene encoding uncharacterized protein LOC135330628: MGPGRRHRGRAGVARGSALRGCPALANGRGGAGSLRHGGSGGAGTARGTALAGAGTVPLCSLRAPCLLAAGRGDPVHGDLADEGHYLYLDEDGPLEVLAGPARCQDTYRDWISLYCWAPFHAAIAATPEGSRCRWDRIGSIYGELSNCTAVLAEALACPWPSAALDAFFLQIHAEYFSGCAGAGAAPPGGLPPGLAAALAAGLGCLVPLAAALTLSGAGRAVPNRPGSGPAPPRAEPSASRLRAGSGSDPAGPRGGRG; encoded by the exons atggggccggggcggcggcaccgcgggagGGCTGGGGTTGCACGGGGCTCTGCgctccggggctgcccggccctgGCAAACGGCCGTGGCGGAGCCGGGAGCCTCCGGCACGGGGGATCCGGGGGTGCCGGGACCGCCCGCGGCACCGCCCTGGCTGGCGCCGGGACCGTCCCGCTGTGCAGCCTTCGCGCCCCGTGTCTCCTGGCTGCAGGGCGCGGGGACCCGGTGCACGGAGACCTCGCGGACGAAG GTCACTACCTCTACCTGGACGAGGACG GACCGCTGGAGGTGCTGGCGGGGCCGGCCCGCTGCCAGGACACCTACCGGGACTGGATCTCCCTGTACTGCTGGGCCCCCTTCCACGCCGCCATCGCGGCCACCCCCGAGGGCAGCCGCTGCCGCTGGGACCGCATCGGCAG CATCTACGGCGAGCTCTCCAACTGCACGGCGGTGCTGGCggaggcactggcctgcccctggcccagCGCTGCGCTGGACGCCTTCTTCCTGCAGATCCACGCCGAGTACTTCAGCGGCtgtgccggggctggggccgccccgccgggcgggcTGCCCCCGGGGCTGGCCGCGGCGCTGGCCGCGGGGCTCGGCTGCCTGGTCCCGCTCGCGGCCGCCCTCACGCTCAGCGGAGCCGGCAGAGCGGTGCCGAACCGCCCgggcagcggccccgcgccgccccgagccgagccgagcgccAGCCGCCTCCGCGCCGGCTCCGGGAGCGACCCGGCGGGGCCCCGAGGGGGCAGggggtga
- the RAMP2 gene encoding receptor activity-modifying protein 2 — protein sequence MAPRAPVGPGRLPAGLLLLCAVLGRGLSPAGAEAEGFGQDARTSLPAATFNWTVQLVEEMYVNLTQKCWESFVALMGNVTAPQLCEWRVISRPYSKLQACLEDWADHLRYGYPNALAEQYIFQSHHHYFHNCTLQHQVFDPPEDVLLAMIVAPICLIPFLVTLVIWRSKDGKAQP from the exons ATGGCACCGCGCGCGCCGGTGGGCCCCGGCCGGCTCCccgccgggctgctgctgctctgcg CCGTCCTGGGGCGCGGGCTGAGCCCCGCGGGCGCCGAGGCGGAGGGCTTCGGCCAGGACGCGAGGACGAGCCTGCCCGCGGCCACCTTCAACTGGACGGTGCAGCTCGTGG AGGAGATGTACGTCAACTTAACGCAGAAGTGCTGGGAGTCCTTCGTGGCGCTCATGGGCAACGTGACGGCGCCGCAGCTCTGCGAGTGGAGGGTCATCAGCAG GCCGTACAGCAAGCTGCAGGCCTGCCTGGAGGACTGGGCCGACCACCTGCGCTACGGCTACCCCAACGCGCTGGCGGAGCAGTACATCTTCCAGAGCCACCACCACTACTTCCACAACTGCACGCTGCAGCACCAGGTCTTCGACCCCCCCGAGGACGTGCTGCTGGCCATGATCGTCGCCCCCATCTGCCTCATCCCCTTCCTCGTCACCCTCGTCATCTGGCGCAGCAAGGACGGCAAGGCGCAGCCCTga
- the VPS25 gene encoding vacuolar protein-sorting-associated protein 25 has product MSFAWPWQYSFPPFFTLQPNGDTRRKQLAAWCALVLGYCRRQRLHAMTVREAQDGPLFANRRLQRKLPLEAIQVVLEELRKQGNLEWLDKNKSSFLIMWKRPEEWGKLIYQWVLKNGLTNSVFTLYELTSGDDTENEEFHGLDESMLLRALQALQQEHKAEIITLDDGRGVKFF; this is encoded by the exons ATGAGCTTCGCGTGGCCCTGGCAGTACAGCTTCCCGCCCTTCTTCAC GCTGCAGCCCAACGGCGACACGCGGCGGAAGCAGCTGGCGGCCTGGTGCGCGCTGGTGCTGGGCTACTGCCGGCGGCAGCGGCTGCACGCCATGACGGTGCGCGAGGCGCAGGACGGGCCGCTCTTCGCCAACCGCCGCCTCCAGC GGAAGCTCCCGCTGGAGGCCATTCAGGTGGTGCTGGAGGAGCTCCGCAAGCAAG GGAACCTGGAATGGTTAGATAAGAACAAATCCAGCTTTCTGATCATGTGGAAGAGACCAGAAGAATGGGGAAAGCTCATCTATCAGTGG gtATTGAAGAATGGCTTGACAAATTCTGTATTCACACTGTATGAATTAACCAGTGGAGATGATACAGAGAACGAAG AGTTCCATGGCTTGGACGAGTCTATGCTGCTTCGTGCCCTGCAAGCCCTGCAGCAGGAGCACAAAGCTGAAATTATCACGCTGGATGATGGCCGAGGTGTCAAGTTCTTTTAA